One region of Glycine max cultivar Williams 82 chromosome 9, Glycine_max_v4.0, whole genome shotgun sequence genomic DNA includes:
- the LOC106794338 gene encoding uncharacterized protein, whose amino-acid sequence MKVSKDYLNFQPYTLEGAEANKWRWFERCIGALDGTHILVTVSPYERPRYHNRKGDVSTNVLAACDPDLRFIYVLPRWERSAGDSRVLRDALRRQNKLEIPTGKYFLVDAGCTNGPGFLAPYRGTRYHLNEWIGNTPQSYKELFNLRHASA is encoded by the exons ATGAAAGTGAGCAAagactatttgaattttcaaccctATACTTTAGAAGGTGCGGAAGCAAACAAGTGGAGATGGTTTGAG AGATGCATTGGAGCACTTGATGGGACTCATATTCTAGTTACAGTTTCTCCTTATGAGAGACCTAGATATCATAATAGAAAGGGTGATGTCTCTACAAATGTGTTAGCTGCTTGTGATCCAGATTTAAGGTTTATTTATGTGTTACCTAGGTGGGAAAGGTCTGCAGGAGATTCTCGAGTATTACGAGATGCATTACGTCGTCAAAACAAACTTGAAATTCCAACTG GTAAGTACTTTCTTGTGGATGCGGGATGTACCAATGGTCCGGGATTTTTAGCACCATATCGAGGGACTAGATATCATCTCAATGAGTGGATTGGAAACACCCCTCAAAGTTACAAGGAGTTATTTAATCTTCGTCATGCAAGTGCCTGA